In Microplitis demolitor isolate Queensland-Clemson2020A chromosome 9, iyMicDemo2.1a, whole genome shotgun sequence, one genomic interval encodes:
- the LOC103569857 gene encoding PAN2-PAN3 deadenylation complex catalytic subunit PAN2 isoform X2, with product MFLNYSITMDYSLLATHQNLGWEESYDLPDYLPPTEQYGEEYHGAEFRETHTLLADGGDRFGVSTVTFDTVEELMWMGNQGGHVTSYYGSNLQKYTSFQVHANQEVRHIHPIDEGILCLTQTVLRGQLRRGIPIFTHSSQYMTDMQCMLQCGSRLLMGGHQDKIIDFNLTRGKETGFYHVGENGCAILRQHSKFICAGSPAGRIDLRDPNSFKVAHTLETHTGSLSDFDVQGNYLVTCGFSNSRQGLTADRFLMVYDLRQMRSLAPVTTLVYPFLLKFLPSYSSRLAVVSPLGQMQLLDTIYADVQPSLTCLYQVATGGAMVKSFDVSQTSKCLGFGDTAGSLHLMATNAPNPQFNTFSRPTEFADPVETLQAIPFDDQLTSFSTVPMMYGNHSLASDWPEQFLRRTYRKTPAIDPEILRTMKMQGTIGYAPNPQAFRRNQIPYHLEKRYGVATKLFPGELRAKYEDSTFTAIPKRYRKIEMKYSRLGYDEFDFDQYNLTSFSGLEATLPNSYCNAMLQLLYYCGPVRTALMSHACQKEFCLSCELGFLFHMLDISKGSPCQAANFLRAFRTVPEASALGLILSDLHPEARKKTSLNRLLQSWNRFILHQMHYEIFDTRKRQLEEEEAARLKSGTKFAPFVYNEQDFPSILQDLGSRYKTADSDKKKKRKQEEDENTNKKEKNGAREDDTDISRLFGAEQIHIHRCLKCNREASKNSIMLLSNLIYPENTSPYEEIPFTKILARSLKPEKVTPAWCEGCQKFSPTLQSRQITKLPEILVLNCGIDSQQEKNFWQTQMNIIVQKVMNGKENSPCSSPPPSAIKMCRYGMNCIRAGCRFRHIGKDTEPPQSSPSTPSVPIQISTPPSHLYYSNSWIPHCIEVSLDEKGELTVNKLDEIPESQVKKTVVENGQSAAVPEHPKYSKRKEDLIDSQSVDADVEAETEAEVSDSNSSDGSGEEVPVKHVEKIKYILTAVVCHIDDKTSDDRRHAVALIRVGPNYHERSTGSAVAQWYLFNDFSITAVTPQEAVWFNLDWKVPCVLHYTAVNATESQSFVSPLTADVFGEDKCIARSGGTRGITFTPLTSDEMPNKGDLVAIDAEFVTLNNKESEIRSDGKMSTIKPSHMSVARITCIRGQGPLEGTPFIDDYISTQEQVVDYLTKFSGIQPGDLDANFSSKHLTTLKSTYQKLRFLVDNGIIFVGHGLKNDFRVINLVVPPEQIVDTVLLFHLPHRRMVSLRFLTWHFLGRKIQSDTHDSTEDAHAALELYRKYIELENAGTIHDELKRLYEVGTELQWKVPES from the exons atgtttcttaattattcaattactaTGGATTATTCGTTGTTAGCTACTCATCAGAACCTAGGGT gGGAGGAATCTTATGATCTGCCTGACTATTTACCTCCGACTGAACAATATGGTGAAGAATATCATGGTGCTGAGTTTAGAGAAACTCATACGTTACTTGCTGATGGAGGTGACAGATTTGGTGTTTCCACTGTCACTTTTGATACCGTTGAAGAGCTCATGTGGATGGGAAACCAGGGg ggTCACGTTACTTCCTACTACGGctcaaatttacaaaagtacACATCATTCCAAGTACACGCAAACCAAGAAGTCCGTCACATTCATCCAATAGATGAAGGTATTCTCTGTCTGACACAGACTGTTCTCAGAGGTCAACTACGTCGCGGAATTCCTATTTTTACTCATTC atcACAATATATGACTGACATGCAATGTATGTTGCAATGCGGGTCACGATTGCTGATGGGTGGCCACCAAGACAAAATCATCGACTTTAATTTAACTCGAGGAAAAGAAACAGGATTTTATCATGTCGGTGAAAACGGCTGTGCAATTCTACGCCAgcacagtaaatttatttgcgCTGGTAGTCCCGCAGGACGAATTGATTTACGTGATCCTAATTCATTTAAAGTTGCGCATACCTTAGAGACACATACTGGCTCTCTAAGTGATTTTGATGTCCAaggaaattatttagttacttGTGGATTCAGTAACag tcGGCAAGGATTGACAGCAGATAGATTCCTAATGGTCTATGACTTAAGACAAATGAGATCATTGGCACCAGTTACGACTCTAGTGTATccatttttactaaaatttttgccAAGTTACTCCAGTCGTTTAGCTGTCGTATCACCATTGGGACAAATGCAATTATTGGATACTATTTACGCTGACGTGCAACCATCACTTACTTGCCTATACCAG GTAGCAACGGGAGGCGCTATGGTAAAATCATTCGACGTGTCACAGACATCAAAATGTCTAGGATTTGGTGACACTGCGGGTTCGTTACATTTGATGGCTACTAATGCACCCAATCCACAGTTCAATACATTTTCCCg gcCGACTGAATTTGCTGACCCAGTTGAGACACTGCAGGCAATACCATTTGATGACCAATTGACATCATTCAGCACAGTACCGATGATGTATGGGAATCACTCATTGGCTAGTGATTGGCCAGAACAGTTTTTAAGAAGAACATATAG AAAAACACCAGCAATAGATCCAGAAATCCTCAGAACGATGAAGATGCAGGGAACAATCGGATATGCGCCAAACCCACAGGCATTCCGTCGTAATCAA ATCCCATATCATTTAGAAAAACGTTACGGAGTGGCTACCAAATTGTTCCCTGGTGAACTGCGAGCTAAATACGAAGACAGCACTTTTACCGCGATCCCCAAACGCTACCGTAAAATAGAAATGAAATACTCCAGGCTGGGGTACGACGAATTCGACTTCGATCAGTATAATTTGACCAGTTTTTCTGGGCTTGAAGCAACGCTGCCTAATAGCTATTGCAATGCGATGTTACAa TTACTGTACTACTGTGGGCCAGTACGGACAGCACTGATGTCACACGCGTGTCAAAAAGAATTTTGTTTGTCATGCGAGCTGGGATTTTTATTCCACATGCTCGATATTTCTAAAGGATCTCCTTGTCAAGCTGCGAATTTCCTTCGCGCTTTTCGTACAGTACCGGAAGCTTCTGCTCTTGGACTTATTCTGAGTGACTTACATCCTGAGGCGAGAAAGAAAACGAGTTTAAATCGTCTTCTACAG AGTTGGAACAGATTTATTCTGCACCAAATGCACTACGAAATCTTCGACACCCGTAAACGTCAGctggaagaagaagaagccgCCCGTTTGAAGTCCGGGACTAAATTCGCGCCGTTTGTTTACAACGAGCAAGATTTTCCCAGCATCTTACAGGATTTGGGATCTCGTTACAAGACAGCTGACTCTgataaaaagaagaaaaggaAACAAGAGGAGGATG aaAACACAaacaaaaaggaaaaaaacgGAGCACGAGAAGACGACACAGACATCAGTCGTTTATTTGGCGCGGAACAGATTCATATTCATCGCTGCCTTAAGTGCAATCGGGAGGCttcgaaaaattcaattatgttactgtctaatttaatttatcctGAAAATACCAGTCCAT atgaaGAAATAccatttactaaaatattggCGCGAAGTTTAAAACCAGAAAAAGTAACACCTGCTTGGTGTGAAGGCTGTCAAAAATTTAGCCCGACATTACAGTCTAGacaaattactaaattaccAGAAATATTAGTATTGAATTGTGGAATTGATTCCCAacag gaaaaaaatttctggcaAACACAAATGAATATTATAGTACAGAAAGTTATGAATGGCAAAGAAAATAGTCCATGTTCAAGTCCACCACCTAGTGCTATAAAAATGTGTCGCTACGGAATGAATTGCATACGCGCTGGTTGTAGATTTCGACATATTGGCAAAGATACtg aaccGCCACAGTCATCACCATCGACTCCATCAGTGCCGATTCAAATCTCGACACCTCCAAGTCATCTTTATTACTCAAACTCATGGATTCCTCACTGTATTGAAGTTTCTCTAGACGAAAAAGGCGAACTGACGGTGAACAAACTCGACGAAATACCTGAGAGTCAAGTCAAAAAGACGGTCGTAGAAAATGGACAAAGTGCTGCAGTACCTGAACACCCTAAGTATTCTAAAAGGAAAGAAGATTTGATTGACAGCCAGTCAGTTGATGCTGACGTGGAAGCAGAAACAGAAGCAGAAGTTTCTGATTCAAATTCCAGTGACGGATCTGGCGAAGAGGTTCCTGTGAAACACGTGGAGAAAATTAAGTACATTTTGACGGCAGTGGTTTGTCATATCGATGACAAAACCAGCGACGACCGCAGACATGCCGTCGCGCTGATTCGCGTGGGTCCAAATTACCATGAGAGATCAACTGGCAGCGCCGTGGCTCAGTGGTACTTGTTCAACGACTTCAGTATAACAGCAGTCACTCCTCAAGAAGCTGTTTGGTTTAATCTAGACTGGAAGGTACCTTGTGTGCTTCATTACACTGCAGTTAATGCTACAGAGTCACAGTCCTTTGTCTCTCCCTTGACGGCTGACGTTTTTGGCGAAGACAAGTGTATCGCTAGAAGTGGTGGCACTCGGGGGATTACTTTTACTCCGTTGACTTCTGATGAAATGCCTAataaag GTGATCTAGTAGCAATTGATGCAGAGTTTGTAACTTTAAATAACAAAGAATCTGAAATAAGAAGTGATGGAAAAATGTCAACTATTAAGCCAAGTCATATGTCTGTTGCGCGAATTACTTGTATTCGAGg ACAAGGACCTTTGGAAGGTACACCATTTATAGACGACTACATCAGTACCCAAGAACAAGTCGTCGATTATCTTACCAAATTCAGTGGAATCCAACCTGGTGATTTAGACGCAAACTTCAGCAGCAAACATCTAACAACTTTGAAGTCCACTTATCAAAAACTGAGATTCTTAGTTGATAACGGTATCATATTTGTCGGCCATGGATTAAAGAACGACTTTAG AGTAATTAATCTCGTAGTACCTCCGGAACAAATAGTCGATACCGTACTACTGTTCCACTTACCCCATCGCCGTATGGTGTCACTAAGATTCCTCACCTGGCACTTTTTGGGCAGGAAAATTCAATCTGACACCCACGACTCAACGGAGGATGCGCATGCGGCCCTAGAACTTTATCGCAAGTACATAGAATTAGAAAACGCAGGTACGATACATGACGAACTAAAAAGATTGTACGAAGTCGGTACTGAATTACAGTGGAAGGTACCGGAAAGCTGA
- the LOC103569856 gene encoding serine/threonine-protein kinase fused — translation MEKYELLSQIGEGSFGQVYKAKTRGTDEIVAVKIIRKRGRSCKELKSLRQECEIQKYLSHPNIVRMKDSFETIDEIVVVTEYADKELYEILGKTGRFSEECAQKIICDLVSALYYLHSNRVLHRDLKPQNVLLESNGIAKLCDFGFARIMSTRTHVLTSIKGTPLYMAPELIEECPYDHNADLWSLGCIAYEMIVGTPPFQTTSILHLVRLIRFESIKWPDFISPTCRSFLQGLLQKIPSQRLTWPDLLEHPFVKNRILIIDSPTSFTAPLSSSQAHAKQQQFEHLSMRALDKSHAPDNPGCVSQPIYPLINRFHPFVSADAYTSRQNGTSSGSTASVDVLLSNLSLRASLQSDLLSADQSGEVNCTDSACQSQQFLSISDNINNIYDNFTDEVKYRDGLENISKESPCQDPETDQDLDQVAGDCNLKKLPDWDAKAVDQHIENEEWLAFLQQSIEEVIEGEITSLVEETCVSIFVSPLRNSTASSQVVEYIACLLSLPFVVKIDPEDLVKIKRVYYKVKVVPNLICAMNIILQRLKEVRSEDDDCAKTAAMLSPEQLQALESSMLVLCRLVHSEDKFLVQFCQAVDIVNGVTLLRELLSLEKRKVRIVADSLAILNNILRLLPANIELVEKVVFGERESHEQLSKLLTHSQSILKTRTCTLIRLLGRLRSKFFKQIWDKQLESLLRTLANDDNESVKNIACRTIDELVNC, via the exons atggaaaaatatgaACTATTGAGCCAAATTGGCGAGGGTTCATTTGGTCAAGTGTACAAAGCGAAAACGCGCGGTACTGATGAAATAGTTGCTGTCAAAATAATACGGAAA cgAGGACGTTCttgtaaagaattaaaaagtcTGCGCCAAGAATGCGAGATCCAGAAGTATTTGAGCCACCCCAATATTGTGCGGATGAAAGATTCCTTCGAAACCATCGACGAGATCGTCGTGGTAACGGAGTACGCTGATAAAGagttgtatgaaattttaggTAAAACTGGAAGATTTAGTGAAGAATGCGCCCAGAAAATAATATGCGATCTTGTATCTGCGCTCTATTATCTACATTCCAATCGAGTGTTACACAG GGATTTGAAACCGCAGAATGTTTTATTAGAATCAAATGGAATCGCTAAACTATGCGACTTTGGATTCGCCCGGATAATGAGCACAAGAACCCACGTCCTGACATCCATTAAAGGGACTCCTCTATACATGGCGCCAGAATTAATCGAAGAGTGTCCTTATGATCACAACGCTGACCTCTGGTCATTGGGATGCATCGCTTATGAAATGATCGTCGGCACTCCTCCATTTCAAACGACGTCAATTCTCCACTTAGTCAGACTGATAAGATTTGAGTCTATTAAATGgccggattttatttcaccaACTTGTCGAAGTTTTTTACAGGGATTACTTCAAAAAATTCCATCGCAACGTCTAACATGGCCAGACTTACTCGAGCACCCGTTCGTAAAAAACCGGATCCTGATAATTGATAGCCCAACATCATTCACCGCTCCGTTGTCCAGCAGCCAAGCTCACGCGAAGCAGCAGCAATTCGAGCATCTGTCAATGCGCGCACTTGATAAATCCCATGCTCCAGACAACCCTGGATGTGTTTCTCAGCCAATTTACCCACTGATAAATCGGTTCCATCCGTTCGTCTCCGCGGACGCTTACACGTCGAGACAAAACGGAACCAGTTCAGGTTCCACTGCGAGTGTTGATGTCCTGCTGAGTAATTTAAGCCTGCGCGCTTCTCTCCAGAGCGATTTGCTATCAGCTGATCAATCAGGCGAAGTAAATTGCACGGACAGCGCGTGCCAGAGTCAACAGTTTTTGTCTATCAGCGACaacatcaataatatttatgacaaTTTTACTGACGAGGTCAAGTATCGCGATGGACTCGAGAATATTAGCAAAGAAAGTCCTTGTCAAGACCCAGAGACAGACCAGGACCTGGACCAAGTAGCTGGTGATTGTAATCTTAAAAAACTTCCTGACTGGGATGCTAAGGCCGTTGACCAGCATATAGAGAACGAAGAATGGCTGGCGTTCCTGCAGCAGTCGATTGAAGAAGTTATCGAAGGAGAGATCACTTCTCTTGTCGAGGAAACCTGCGTTTCTATTTTTGTTTCTCCATTGAGAAACTCCACTGCGAGTAGTCAAGTTGTTGAGTACATCGCCTGCTTACTGTCGCTTCCGTTTGTCGTAAAAATAGATCCTGAGGATTTGGTTAAAATAAAACGGGTTTACTATAAGGTCAAAGTTGTCCCAAATTTGATCTGCGCGATGAATATCATTTTGCAGAGACTCAAAGAAGTCAGGTCTGAAGATGATGATTGTGCTAAAACAGCGGCGATGCTTTCTCCTGAACAACTGCAAGCTCTGGAGTCCTCGATGTTGGTTCTCTGCAGGCTGGTGCACAGCGAGGACAAATTTTTAGTTCAATTTTGCCAGGCTGTGGATATCGTCAATGGGGTGACGTTGCTCAGAGAATTGTTAAGTTTGGAGAAAAGGAAAGTCAGAATTGTCGCAGATTCGCTGGCAATTCTTAATAATATTCTAAGATTGCTGCCAGCTAATATTGAATTGGTTGAGAAAGTGGTTTTTGGGGAAC gGGAGTCACATGAACAGCTCAGCAAATTGTTAACTCATAGCCAAAGTATTTTGAAAACAAGAACTTGTACTCTGATAAGATTATTAGGAAGACTGcggtctaaattttttaaacagattTGGGATAAACAACTGGAAAGTTTGTTAAGGACGTTAgctaatgatgataatgagaGCGTTAAAAAT atcGCTTGTCGGACTATTGATGAACTTGTaaattgttga
- the LOC103569857 gene encoding PAN2-PAN3 deadenylation complex catalytic subunit PAN2 isoform X1 yields the protein MFLNYSITMDYSLLATHQNLGWEESYDLPDYLPPTEQYGEEYHGAEFRETHTLLADGGDRFGVSTVTFDTVEELMWMGNQGGHVTSYYGSNLQKYTSFQVHANQEVRHIHPIDEGILCLTQTVLRGQLRRGIPIFTHSSQYMTDMQCMLQCGSRLLMGGHQDKIIDFNLTRGKETGFYHVGENGCAILRQHSKFICAGSPAGRIDLRDPNSFKVAHTLETHTGSLSDFDVQGNYLVTCGFSNSRQGLTADRFLMVYDLRQMRSLAPVTTLVYPFLLKFLPSYSSRLAVVSPLGQMQLLDTIYADVQPSLTCLYQVATGGAMVKSFDVSQTSKCLGFGDTAGSLHLMATNAPNPQFNTFSRPTEFADPVETLQAIPFDDQLTSFSTVPMMYGNHSLASDWPEQFLRRTYRKTPAIDPEILRTMKMQGTIGYAPNPQAFRRNQIPYHLEKRYGVATKLFPGELRAKYEDSTFTAIPKRYRKIEMKYSRLGYDEFDFDQYNLTSFSGLEATLPNSYCNAMLQLLYYCGPVRTALMSHACQKEFCLSCELGFLFHMLDISKGSPCQAANFLRAFRTVPEASALGLILSDLHPEARKKTSLNRLLQSWNRFILHQMHYEIFDTRKRQLEEEEAARLKSGTKFAPFVYNEQDFPSILQDLGSRYKTADSDKKKKRKQEEDGKYMWIAAKENTNKKEKNGAREDDTDISRLFGAEQIHIHRCLKCNREASKNSIMLLSNLIYPENTSPYEEIPFTKILARSLKPEKVTPAWCEGCQKFSPTLQSRQITKLPEILVLNCGIDSQQEKNFWQTQMNIIVQKVMNGKENSPCSSPPPSAIKMCRYGMNCIRAGCRFRHIGKDTEPPQSSPSTPSVPIQISTPPSHLYYSNSWIPHCIEVSLDEKGELTVNKLDEIPESQVKKTVVENGQSAAVPEHPKYSKRKEDLIDSQSVDADVEAETEAEVSDSNSSDGSGEEVPVKHVEKIKYILTAVVCHIDDKTSDDRRHAVALIRVGPNYHERSTGSAVAQWYLFNDFSITAVTPQEAVWFNLDWKVPCVLHYTAVNATESQSFVSPLTADVFGEDKCIARSGGTRGITFTPLTSDEMPNKGDLVAIDAEFVTLNNKESEIRSDGKMSTIKPSHMSVARITCIRGQGPLEGTPFIDDYISTQEQVVDYLTKFSGIQPGDLDANFSSKHLTTLKSTYQKLRFLVDNGIIFVGHGLKNDFRVINLVVPPEQIVDTVLLFHLPHRRMVSLRFLTWHFLGRKIQSDTHDSTEDAHAALELYRKYIELENAGTIHDELKRLYEVGTELQWKVPES from the exons atgtttcttaattattcaattactaTGGATTATTCGTTGTTAGCTACTCATCAGAACCTAGGGT gGGAGGAATCTTATGATCTGCCTGACTATTTACCTCCGACTGAACAATATGGTGAAGAATATCATGGTGCTGAGTTTAGAGAAACTCATACGTTACTTGCTGATGGAGGTGACAGATTTGGTGTTTCCACTGTCACTTTTGATACCGTTGAAGAGCTCATGTGGATGGGAAACCAGGGg ggTCACGTTACTTCCTACTACGGctcaaatttacaaaagtacACATCATTCCAAGTACACGCAAACCAAGAAGTCCGTCACATTCATCCAATAGATGAAGGTATTCTCTGTCTGACACAGACTGTTCTCAGAGGTCAACTACGTCGCGGAATTCCTATTTTTACTCATTC atcACAATATATGACTGACATGCAATGTATGTTGCAATGCGGGTCACGATTGCTGATGGGTGGCCACCAAGACAAAATCATCGACTTTAATTTAACTCGAGGAAAAGAAACAGGATTTTATCATGTCGGTGAAAACGGCTGTGCAATTCTACGCCAgcacagtaaatttatttgcgCTGGTAGTCCCGCAGGACGAATTGATTTACGTGATCCTAATTCATTTAAAGTTGCGCATACCTTAGAGACACATACTGGCTCTCTAAGTGATTTTGATGTCCAaggaaattatttagttacttGTGGATTCAGTAACag tcGGCAAGGATTGACAGCAGATAGATTCCTAATGGTCTATGACTTAAGACAAATGAGATCATTGGCACCAGTTACGACTCTAGTGTATccatttttactaaaatttttgccAAGTTACTCCAGTCGTTTAGCTGTCGTATCACCATTGGGACAAATGCAATTATTGGATACTATTTACGCTGACGTGCAACCATCACTTACTTGCCTATACCAG GTAGCAACGGGAGGCGCTATGGTAAAATCATTCGACGTGTCACAGACATCAAAATGTCTAGGATTTGGTGACACTGCGGGTTCGTTACATTTGATGGCTACTAATGCACCCAATCCACAGTTCAATACATTTTCCCg gcCGACTGAATTTGCTGACCCAGTTGAGACACTGCAGGCAATACCATTTGATGACCAATTGACATCATTCAGCACAGTACCGATGATGTATGGGAATCACTCATTGGCTAGTGATTGGCCAGAACAGTTTTTAAGAAGAACATATAG AAAAACACCAGCAATAGATCCAGAAATCCTCAGAACGATGAAGATGCAGGGAACAATCGGATATGCGCCAAACCCACAGGCATTCCGTCGTAATCAA ATCCCATATCATTTAGAAAAACGTTACGGAGTGGCTACCAAATTGTTCCCTGGTGAACTGCGAGCTAAATACGAAGACAGCACTTTTACCGCGATCCCCAAACGCTACCGTAAAATAGAAATGAAATACTCCAGGCTGGGGTACGACGAATTCGACTTCGATCAGTATAATTTGACCAGTTTTTCTGGGCTTGAAGCAACGCTGCCTAATAGCTATTGCAATGCGATGTTACAa TTACTGTACTACTGTGGGCCAGTACGGACAGCACTGATGTCACACGCGTGTCAAAAAGAATTTTGTTTGTCATGCGAGCTGGGATTTTTATTCCACATGCTCGATATTTCTAAAGGATCTCCTTGTCAAGCTGCGAATTTCCTTCGCGCTTTTCGTACAGTACCGGAAGCTTCTGCTCTTGGACTTATTCTGAGTGACTTACATCCTGAGGCGAGAAAGAAAACGAGTTTAAATCGTCTTCTACAG AGTTGGAACAGATTTATTCTGCACCAAATGCACTACGAAATCTTCGACACCCGTAAACGTCAGctggaagaagaagaagccgCCCGTTTGAAGTCCGGGACTAAATTCGCGCCGTTTGTTTACAACGAGCAAGATTTTCCCAGCATCTTACAGGATTTGGGATCTCGTTACAAGACAGCTGACTCTgataaaaagaagaaaaggaAACAAGAGGAGGATGGTAAATATATGTGGATCGCCGCTAAAG aaAACACAaacaaaaaggaaaaaaacgGAGCACGAGAAGACGACACAGACATCAGTCGTTTATTTGGCGCGGAACAGATTCATATTCATCGCTGCCTTAAGTGCAATCGGGAGGCttcgaaaaattcaattatgttactgtctaatttaatttatcctGAAAATACCAGTCCAT atgaaGAAATAccatttactaaaatattggCGCGAAGTTTAAAACCAGAAAAAGTAACACCTGCTTGGTGTGAAGGCTGTCAAAAATTTAGCCCGACATTACAGTCTAGacaaattactaaattaccAGAAATATTAGTATTGAATTGTGGAATTGATTCCCAacag gaaaaaaatttctggcaAACACAAATGAATATTATAGTACAGAAAGTTATGAATGGCAAAGAAAATAGTCCATGTTCAAGTCCACCACCTAGTGCTATAAAAATGTGTCGCTACGGAATGAATTGCATACGCGCTGGTTGTAGATTTCGACATATTGGCAAAGATACtg aaccGCCACAGTCATCACCATCGACTCCATCAGTGCCGATTCAAATCTCGACACCTCCAAGTCATCTTTATTACTCAAACTCATGGATTCCTCACTGTATTGAAGTTTCTCTAGACGAAAAAGGCGAACTGACGGTGAACAAACTCGACGAAATACCTGAGAGTCAAGTCAAAAAGACGGTCGTAGAAAATGGACAAAGTGCTGCAGTACCTGAACACCCTAAGTATTCTAAAAGGAAAGAAGATTTGATTGACAGCCAGTCAGTTGATGCTGACGTGGAAGCAGAAACAGAAGCAGAAGTTTCTGATTCAAATTCCAGTGACGGATCTGGCGAAGAGGTTCCTGTGAAACACGTGGAGAAAATTAAGTACATTTTGACGGCAGTGGTTTGTCATATCGATGACAAAACCAGCGACGACCGCAGACATGCCGTCGCGCTGATTCGCGTGGGTCCAAATTACCATGAGAGATCAACTGGCAGCGCCGTGGCTCAGTGGTACTTGTTCAACGACTTCAGTATAACAGCAGTCACTCCTCAAGAAGCTGTTTGGTTTAATCTAGACTGGAAGGTACCTTGTGTGCTTCATTACACTGCAGTTAATGCTACAGAGTCACAGTCCTTTGTCTCTCCCTTGACGGCTGACGTTTTTGGCGAAGACAAGTGTATCGCTAGAAGTGGTGGCACTCGGGGGATTACTTTTACTCCGTTGACTTCTGATGAAATGCCTAataaag GTGATCTAGTAGCAATTGATGCAGAGTTTGTAACTTTAAATAACAAAGAATCTGAAATAAGAAGTGATGGAAAAATGTCAACTATTAAGCCAAGTCATATGTCTGTTGCGCGAATTACTTGTATTCGAGg ACAAGGACCTTTGGAAGGTACACCATTTATAGACGACTACATCAGTACCCAAGAACAAGTCGTCGATTATCTTACCAAATTCAGTGGAATCCAACCTGGTGATTTAGACGCAAACTTCAGCAGCAAACATCTAACAACTTTGAAGTCCACTTATCAAAAACTGAGATTCTTAGTTGATAACGGTATCATATTTGTCGGCCATGGATTAAAGAACGACTTTAG AGTAATTAATCTCGTAGTACCTCCGGAACAAATAGTCGATACCGTACTACTGTTCCACTTACCCCATCGCCGTATGGTGTCACTAAGATTCCTCACCTGGCACTTTTTGGGCAGGAAAATTCAATCTGACACCCACGACTCAACGGAGGATGCGCATGCGGCCCTAGAACTTTATCGCAAGTACATAGAATTAGAAAACGCAGGTACGATACATGACGAACTAAAAAGATTGTACGAAGTCGGTACTGAATTACAGTGGAAGGTACCGGAAAGCTGA